One region of Microbacterium rhizosphaerae genomic DNA includes:
- a CDS encoding LysR family transcriptional regulator: MDLRQMEYFVALAEESQFTRAAEVTRVSQSGLSAAIKSLEQDLNAQLFTRTTRRVELTPAGRALFPHARNLLAEAIAGRDAVMATAGEITGSLRVGAEQCLGSINVPELVERFHRRHGEVEITFTQAGTAALLSRMREGEIDLAFVAGTPETTDPRLRLTGLDSAALATEPLVLLTHADHPLATQKSVTWDDLQDRTYIDLDVSWAIRVVTDELFARRKIPRRVAFTVGDIHALIDMIDRDLGIAVVPQSVSRKTIAAELRALHITDLRDPVWTVSAAFNHPESGAGLVADFLSLVEPRI, translated from the coding sequence ATGGACCTCAGGCAGATGGAGTACTTCGTCGCGCTCGCGGAGGAGAGTCAGTTCACGCGGGCCGCCGAGGTCACGCGCGTGTCCCAGTCAGGACTGTCTGCCGCGATCAAGAGCCTCGAGCAGGATCTCAACGCCCAGCTGTTCACCCGCACCACTCGCCGCGTCGAGCTGACGCCGGCGGGCCGCGCCCTCTTCCCCCATGCCCGGAACCTCCTCGCAGAGGCGATCGCGGGGCGGGACGCCGTGATGGCGACGGCGGGTGAGATCACAGGGTCGTTGCGCGTCGGCGCCGAGCAGTGTCTGGGCTCGATCAACGTTCCCGAGCTCGTGGAGCGATTCCACCGTCGCCACGGCGAAGTCGAGATCACGTTCACGCAGGCGGGAACGGCCGCCCTGCTGAGCCGCATGCGCGAGGGGGAGATCGACCTCGCCTTCGTCGCAGGCACCCCGGAGACCACAGACCCCCGGCTTCGCCTCACCGGCCTGGACTCTGCCGCACTCGCGACCGAGCCGCTGGTGCTGCTGACGCACGCCGATCACCCGCTGGCCACGCAGAAGTCCGTCACCTGGGACGACCTGCAAGATCGCACCTACATCGATCTCGACGTCAGCTGGGCCATCCGAGTGGTCACCGACGAGCTGTTCGCCCGGCGGAAGATCCCCCGACGAGTGGCGTTCACCGTGGGTGACATCCATGCCCTCATCGACATGATCGACCGGGATCTCGGCATCGCCGTCGTCCCGCAGTCCGTGTCCAGGAAGACGATAGCCGCAGAGCTGCGCGCGCTGCACATCACCGATCTGCGCGACCCGGTCTGGACCGTCAGCGCTGCGTTCAACCATCCTGAGAGCGGTGCTGGGCTCGTGGCGGACTTCCTCAGCCTGGTGGAACCGCGCATCTGA
- a CDS encoding bifunctional polysaccharide deacetylase/glycosyltransferase family 2 protein, with protein sequence MALSAVLVFLAIALVVQGYTHHLAGVSDDGVGSTGSAAGVPADVSHGGPVIATHDGVRTLAPRARTIALTFDDGPDPTWTPAILDVLRRNGVHATFFVVGQQAISHPEIVRSIVAAGNEVGVHTLTHVDLGTAPSWRRQIELQGGQQAVIDATGETSALLRPPYSSENSAVTDATWRAVQEAGSTGYVTVLSTIDSEDWRRPGVDTILRNATPGGTAGQVLLMHDGGGDRSQTVAALERLLPDLKARGFTVTTAGAAVGLSRTNVPATTAERVEAGAFAWTVRISDAVVQVITWLLLLSGLVILVRSALVVVVAARHAYTSRRGARGAAGGRGSASRRPILDPVTVIVPAYNEAAGIEAAVRSIATSTHPVEIIVVDDGSTDDTAGIVERMRLPGVRVIRQANGGKPSALNTGIAAASHELVVMVDGDTVFEPETVARLVQPFADPAVGAISGNTKVANRQGILGRWQHIEYVVGFNLDRRLFDVARCMPTVPGAIGAFRRSALRSVGGVSDDTLAEDTDLTMSLLREGWRVVYCEDARAWTEVPATLSALWKQRYRWCYGTLQSMFKHRGAIAQGGAAGKLGRRGLVYLLILQVLMPLLAPVVDLFALYGLFFLDPVKIIGLWFAFLLVQTFVAAYAFFLDGESPGPLWTLPLQQVVYRQLMYLVVIQSVFTAFAGRRLRWHRMERYGTLRAPAGDRVTLSS encoded by the coding sequence GTGGCGCTTTCGGCCGTGCTCGTCTTCCTCGCGATCGCGCTCGTCGTGCAGGGGTATACGCACCACCTGGCCGGCGTCAGCGACGACGGCGTCGGAAGCACCGGGTCCGCTGCGGGCGTTCCTGCCGACGTCTCGCACGGCGGTCCCGTCATCGCGACCCACGACGGCGTCCGCACGCTCGCCCCGCGGGCACGCACGATCGCGCTGACGTTCGATGACGGCCCCGACCCGACGTGGACGCCGGCGATCCTCGACGTGCTGCGCCGCAACGGCGTGCACGCGACGTTCTTCGTCGTCGGGCAGCAGGCGATCAGCCACCCCGAGATCGTGCGGAGCATCGTCGCCGCCGGCAACGAGGTCGGGGTCCACACCCTGACGCATGTCGATCTCGGCACCGCCCCCTCGTGGCGTCGACAGATCGAGCTGCAGGGCGGTCAGCAGGCCGTCATCGACGCGACCGGGGAGACGTCCGCCCTCCTGCGTCCTCCGTACAGCTCGGAGAACTCCGCCGTCACCGATGCCACGTGGCGGGCCGTCCAGGAGGCGGGATCCACCGGATACGTCACGGTCCTCAGCACGATCGACAGCGAGGATTGGCGCCGGCCGGGCGTCGACACGATCCTCCGGAACGCCACGCCGGGGGGAACGGCCGGCCAGGTCCTGCTCATGCACGACGGCGGGGGTGACCGGAGCCAGACCGTGGCAGCCCTCGAGCGCCTGCTTCCGGATCTCAAGGCGCGCGGATTCACGGTGACGACGGCGGGCGCGGCGGTCGGGCTCTCGCGGACGAATGTGCCCGCCACCACCGCCGAGCGCGTCGAGGCGGGCGCCTTCGCATGGACCGTCCGCATCAGCGACGCCGTCGTCCAGGTCATCACGTGGCTGCTTCTGCTCAGCGGACTCGTCATCCTCGTCCGGTCGGCGCTCGTCGTCGTGGTCGCCGCGCGGCACGCGTACACGTCGCGGCGCGGAGCCCGGGGCGCAGCAGGCGGCCGGGGGTCGGCATCCCGCCGTCCCATCCTCGACCCCGTCACCGTGATCGTCCCCGCATACAACGAGGCGGCGGGCATCGAGGCGGCGGTGCGCTCGATCGCCACGTCCACGCATCCTGTCGAGATCATCGTCGTCGACGACGGCTCGACCGACGACACGGCGGGCATCGTCGAGCGGATGCGGCTTCCTGGCGTCCGCGTGATCCGCCAGGCCAACGGCGGCAAGCCGTCGGCGCTGAACACGGGGATCGCGGCGGCGAGCCACGAGCTCGTCGTCATGGTCGACGGAGACACGGTGTTCGAGCCGGAGACGGTCGCGCGGCTCGTGCAGCCGTTCGCGGATCCTGCGGTCGGCGCGATCTCCGGCAACACGAAGGTCGCCAACCGCCAGGGCATCCTCGGCCGCTGGCAGCACATCGAGTACGTGGTCGGCTTCAACCTCGACAGGCGCCTGTTCGACGTCGCCCGGTGCATGCCCACCGTGCCGGGTGCCATCGGCGCCTTCCGGCGCTCCGCGCTCCGGTCGGTCGGCGGGGTGAGCGACGACACTCTGGCAGAGGACACGGACCTCACGATGTCGCTTCTGCGCGAGGGGTGGCGCGTCGTCTACTGCGAGGACGCCCGCGCCTGGACGGAGGTGCCCGCGACCCTCTCCGCGCTGTGGAAGCAGAGGTATCGCTGGTGCTACGGCACGCTCCAGTCGATGTTCAAGCACCGTGGCGCGATCGCGCAGGGTGGGGCCGCCGGCAAGCTCGGCCGCCGCGGCCTCGTGTACCTGCTGATCCTGCAGGTGCTGATGCCGCTCCTGGCGCCCGTCGTCGACCTCTTCGCGCTGTACGGTCTGTTCTTCCTCGATCCGGTGAAGATCATCGGCCTGTGGTTCGCGTTCCTTCTTGTCCAGACGTTCGTGGCGGCGTACGCGTTCTTCCTCGACGGTGAATCGCCCGGTCCGCTGTGGACGCTTCCGCTCCAGCAGGTCGTGTACCGTCAGCTGATGTACCTCGTGGTCATCCAGTCGGTCTTCACGGCGTTCGCGGGGCGCCGGCTGAGATGGCACCGGATGGAGCGCTACGGCACGCTGCGCGCCCCCGCCGGAGACCGCGTGACACTGTCGAGTTGA
- a CDS encoding DUF2834 domain-containing protein: MRRHWTPLAFTYLGLAIAGLIGTWYFNVLAIIQVRDYLRDLATSGPAVSSFGIDLLVVAVAGSIFIIVEARRLGMRFGWLYVVGAALTAFAFTFPLFLAMRQQRTTELARVEE, from the coding sequence ATGAGACGTCACTGGACACCGCTCGCCTTCACCTACCTCGGGCTCGCGATCGCCGGCCTCATCGGCACCTGGTACTTCAACGTCCTCGCGATCATCCAGGTGCGGGACTACCTCCGCGACCTGGCGACCAGCGGCCCTGCCGTGTCGTCGTTCGGGATCGACCTGCTCGTGGTAGCTGTCGCGGGGAGCATTTTCATCATCGTCGAGGCTCGGCGCCTGGGTATGCGATTCGGCTGGCTGTATGTCGTCGGCGCGGCGCTTACCGCGTTCGCCTTCACTTTCCCGCTGTTCCTCGCCATGCGGCAGCAACGCACTACGGAGCTCGCCAGGGTCGAAGAATGA
- a CDS encoding SRPBCC family protein, translating to MAEGPASSITIHHHFDAAQNAVWHAWTDPAIVDRWWGSDPDGVVTSAALDVRPGGRFVISFQDSSGDVHTCTGEYLRVEEMTELEFTWSWLSETNTPSRVTVVLAADETGTRMRFVHGELRGVSGHDYAQGWRRTFSKLDRVLAG from the coding sequence ATGGCTGAGGGGCCCGCGTCATCGATCACGATCCATCACCACTTCGATGCTGCGCAGAATGCCGTGTGGCACGCGTGGACGGATCCGGCGATCGTGGATCGCTGGTGGGGCTCGGACCCCGACGGCGTCGTGACATCGGCGGCACTGGACGTGCGCCCAGGCGGGCGTTTCGTCATCTCGTTCCAGGATTCCAGCGGTGACGTGCACACGTGCACCGGCGAGTACCTCCGCGTCGAGGAGATGACCGAACTGGAGTTCACCTGGTCGTGGCTCAGCGAGACCAACACCCCCTCGCGAGTGACCGTGGTCCTCGCGGCGGACGAGACCGGAACGCGAATGCGTTTCGTGCACGGCGAACTGCGCGGCGTGTCGGGTCACGATTACGCGCAGGGCTGGCGACGCACCTTCTCGAAGCTGGATCGCGTCCTCGCCGGCTGA
- a CDS encoding GNAT family N-acetyltransferase, which yields MAPRIRLIQPTDDIALADLHARNREFLAPWDPLRPDEYFTVAGQRTDIDAALARHRAGEAVPFVVLDDDGEVAGRLTLSAIVRGAFQSCSMGYWLSQDRTGRGYATQAVNAAVDLAFTELALHRVQAATLVSNSASQNVLSRAGFERIGLAPRYLRIAGRWQDHLLFQRVSGDAPT from the coding sequence GTGGCACCCCGCATCCGACTCATCCAGCCGACGGATGACATCGCGCTGGCAGACCTCCACGCCCGCAACCGCGAGTTCCTCGCGCCGTGGGACCCGCTGCGGCCGGACGAGTACTTCACGGTCGCGGGCCAGCGGACCGACATCGATGCGGCGCTCGCCCGCCATCGCGCCGGTGAGGCGGTCCCGTTCGTCGTCCTCGACGACGATGGCGAGGTCGCCGGGCGCCTCACGCTCAGCGCGATCGTCCGGGGGGCGTTCCAGTCGTGCAGCATGGGGTATTGGCTGTCTCAGGACCGGACGGGCAGGGGCTACGCGACCCAGGCGGTGAATGCGGCGGTGGATCTCGCCTTCACCGAGCTCGCGCTGCACCGCGTTCAGGCCGCGACCCTCGTGTCGAACTCCGCATCGCAGAACGTCCTCAGCCGGGCGGGGTTCGAGCGCATCGGCCTCGCACCGCGCTATCTGCGCATCGCGGGGCGCTGGCAGGATCATCTCCTGTTCCAGCGGGTCAGCGGCGACGCACCGACCTGA
- a CDS encoding acyl-CoA dehydrogenase family protein has product MAAGTGTEPTNQAPPRVGIDEFGANLALTEAVRIFGADWAAGSLHEVGELVGSEDFQRDAEKAHVHPPVARVWDRYGARIDEVDYDESYHRVIGQAVAHGAHTSGWADPREGSGVARAATFLLFAQVEPGHACPISMTHAAVASLKDSSWIAGEWMPRLLTREYDPRMLPAAEKNGVLVGMAMTEKQGGSDVRANRTEGVSLGGGSYQIDGHKWFCSAPMSDAFLVLAQTRSGGTDEGLSCLFVPRVLADGTRNPFRIQRLKDKLGNRSNASAEIEFEGTIATLVGEPGRGVRAIIEMVQRTRLDCVLGTAAGMRQSVAEALWHARHRSAFGALLVDQPAMTAVLADLALESEAAMLAGLRLAQAFENEVSEHDTALRRLATPALKYWVCKRGSHHAYEAMECLGGNGYTESFPLARRYREQPVMAIWEGSGNVIALDVLRALSRDTDSAEALSAELAKTRGDNAVLDAHVGRTLGLLREIAADPDAAQSQARRLTESLGLALQGSLMLLHAPGRNADAFIAARMGEDRGSQYGVLPVGTDAAAILERH; this is encoded by the coding sequence ATGGCCGCCGGCACCGGCACCGAGCCGACGAACCAGGCGCCGCCGCGCGTCGGCATCGACGAGTTCGGCGCCAACCTCGCTCTGACGGAAGCCGTCCGGATCTTCGGCGCGGACTGGGCGGCGGGGTCGCTCCATGAGGTGGGCGAGCTCGTCGGGTCCGAGGACTTCCAGCGGGATGCCGAGAAGGCCCACGTCCACCCGCCGGTCGCCCGCGTGTGGGACCGGTACGGCGCCCGCATCGACGAGGTCGACTACGACGAGTCGTACCACCGGGTCATCGGACAGGCGGTTGCGCACGGCGCGCACACCTCGGGCTGGGCCGATCCCCGCGAGGGATCCGGCGTCGCCCGCGCCGCCACGTTCCTGCTCTTCGCCCAGGTCGAGCCCGGCCACGCGTGCCCCATCTCCATGACCCATGCGGCGGTGGCGTCCCTGAAGGACTCCTCGTGGATCGCGGGCGAGTGGATGCCGCGCCTCCTCACGCGCGAGTACGACCCCCGCATGCTCCCCGCCGCCGAGAAGAACGGCGTCCTGGTGGGCATGGCGATGACCGAGAAGCAGGGCGGATCGGACGTGCGCGCCAACCGCACCGAGGGTGTGAGCCTCGGCGGGGGCAGCTACCAGATCGACGGGCACAAGTGGTTCTGCTCGGCACCGATGTCGGACGCGTTCCTCGTGCTCGCCCAGACTCGCAGCGGCGGCACCGATGAGGGGCTGTCGTGCCTGTTCGTGCCGCGCGTGCTCGCCGACGGCACGCGCAACCCGTTCCGCATCCAGCGCCTGAAGGACAAGCTCGGCAACAGGTCGAACGCGTCGGCGGAGATCGAGTTCGAGGGGACGATCGCGACCCTCGTCGGCGAGCCGGGCCGCGGCGTGCGGGCGATCATCGAGATGGTGCAGCGCACGCGACTCGACTGCGTGCTCGGCACCGCCGCCGGAATGCGCCAGTCGGTGGCCGAGGCCCTGTGGCACGCGCGCCATCGGTCCGCCTTCGGGGCGCTGCTGGTCGACCAGCCCGCCATGACCGCGGTCCTCGCCGACCTCGCGCTCGAGTCGGAGGCGGCGATGCTCGCCGGACTGCGCCTCGCGCAGGCGTTCGAGAACGAGGTGTCGGAGCATGACACGGCGCTGCGCAGACTGGCCACCCCGGCGCTGAAGTACTGGGTGTGCAAGCGCGGCTCGCATCACGCCTATGAGGCGATGGAGTGCCTCGGCGGCAACGGCTATACCGAGTCGTTCCCGCTCGCGCGCCGGTACCGCGAGCAGCCCGTCATGGCGATCTGGGAGGGCTCGGGCAACGTCATCGCGCTCGATGTGCTGCGCGCGCTCTCGCGCGACACCGACTCGGCCGAGGCGCTGAGCGCCGAGCTGGCGAAGACCCGTGGGGACAACGCCGTCCTGGACGCGCATGTCGGTCGCACTCTCGGCCTCCTCCGCGAGATCGCGGCGGATCCGGATGCTGCGCAGTCCCAGGCGCGCCGGCTCACCGAGTCGCTCGGCCTCGCGCTGCAGGGGTCGCTCATGCTGCTGCACGCGCCCGGCCGCAACGCCGACGCGTTCATCGCTGCGCGGATGGGCGAGGACCGCGGGTCGCAGTACGGTGTGCTGCCGGTCGGCACGGACGCCGCCGCCATCCTGGAACGCCACTGA
- a CDS encoding aldo/keto reductase, with the protein MNDRRIGNVSVSEIGLGGMPMSIEGRPDESRSIATIHAALDAGVTLIDTADAYHRDADEVGHNELLIAKALSGYGGDTSNVLVATKGGHLRPGDGSWTLNGRPDYLKQAAKASAKRLGVDAIGLYQFHRPDPQVDYADSVGALRELLDEGVIRMAGISNANVDQIRLAQKILDGRLVSVQNQFSPAFRSSQPELELCAQLGIAFLPWSPLGGISRASTLGGQGAAFERIGAELGVSAQRVCLAWELALAPVVIPIPGASRPQSIQDSVRASEITLTDDQIRELSA; encoded by the coding sequence ATGAATGATCGCCGGATCGGAAACGTTTCGGTCAGCGAGATCGGGCTCGGCGGCATGCCGATGTCCATCGAAGGACGCCCCGATGAATCGCGTTCGATCGCCACGATCCACGCCGCCCTCGACGCCGGTGTCACGCTGATCGACACCGCCGATGCCTATCACCGCGACGCGGACGAGGTCGGGCACAACGAACTCCTCATCGCGAAGGCGCTGTCCGGCTATGGTGGCGACACATCGAACGTCCTGGTGGCGACCAAGGGTGGCCACCTGCGCCCGGGAGATGGCAGCTGGACGCTGAACGGCCGACCCGACTACCTGAAGCAGGCGGCCAAAGCCTCCGCGAAGCGCCTCGGCGTCGATGCGATCGGGCTCTACCAATTCCACCGTCCCGATCCCCAGGTCGACTACGCCGATTCGGTCGGCGCGCTGCGCGAGCTCCTCGATGAAGGGGTCATCCGGATGGCGGGCATCTCCAATGCGAACGTCGATCAGATCCGGCTCGCGCAGAAGATCCTCGACGGTCGGCTCGTGTCCGTGCAGAACCAGTTCTCGCCTGCCTTCAGAAGCAGCCAGCCGGAGCTGGAGCTGTGCGCACAGCTGGGCATCGCCTTCCTGCCCTGGAGCCCGCTCGGAGGCATCTCGCGTGCGAGCACGCTCGGCGGTCAGGGAGCTGCCTTCGAGAGGATCGGCGCTGAGCTCGGAGTCAGTGCCCAGCGGGTGTGCCTGGCGTGGGAGCTCGCCCTCGCCCCGGTCGTCATTCCGATTCCCGGAGCTTCACGACCCCAGAGCATCCAGGACTCCGTGCGAGCCTCGGAGATCACGCTCACCGACGACCAGATCCGGGAGCTCTCGGCATGA
- a CDS encoding zinc-binding metallopeptidase family protein, translating into MTQPRCPHCRHFVYLDTLTCPNCEAEIGYHMPSREFHGIRHGQVVIDGQTWYPCSNREWDCNWLVWENAPAGRCFSCRLTRRRPAADDTVALEKLAKTEEAKRRLILQLADLGLPMVGWDVTSGGLGFDLISSLSDGKRVTIGHANGIITIDLAESLDDRREALRVRLGEPYRTMLGHLRHEAGHYYQSVLLTNDALWDQCRQLFGDERASYRDALQRHYRRGAPSDWNESFISEYATMHPWEDFAETFAHYLHITGTLQTAAMLGIHLDATATNLRDTDVIPLGSYEHEPIQRLLADWEWMSQGFNRINRSMGFGDLYPFTIPAPVRHKLAFVHDIVTRAPLTAEEQYALATAVTPALATAGAEELAG; encoded by the coding sequence ATGACACAGCCGCGCTGTCCGCACTGCCGCCATTTCGTGTATCTCGACACTCTGACCTGCCCCAACTGCGAGGCGGAGATCGGCTACCACATGCCGAGCCGGGAGTTCCACGGCATCCGTCACGGTCAAGTCGTCATCGACGGACAGACCTGGTATCCGTGCTCCAATCGGGAGTGGGACTGCAACTGGCTGGTGTGGGAGAACGCGCCGGCGGGCCGCTGCTTCTCCTGCCGCCTCACGCGTCGTCGTCCGGCGGCGGACGACACCGTCGCCCTGGAGAAGCTCGCCAAGACCGAGGAGGCCAAGCGCCGCCTGATCCTGCAGCTCGCCGACCTCGGGCTGCCGATGGTCGGCTGGGACGTCACGTCGGGCGGTCTCGGCTTCGACCTCATCTCCAGCCTCTCGGACGGCAAGCGCGTGACGATCGGCCACGCCAACGGCATCATCACGATCGACCTCGCCGAGAGCCTCGACGATCGGCGCGAGGCGCTGCGGGTGCGGCTGGGCGAGCCCTATCGCACGATGCTCGGGCACCTGCGGCACGAGGCCGGCCACTACTACCAGAGCGTGCTGCTGACCAACGACGCCTTGTGGGATCAGTGCCGTCAGCTCTTCGGCGACGAGCGGGCGAGCTACCGCGACGCGCTCCAGCGCCACTACCGGCGAGGCGCCCCGTCGGACTGGAACGAGTCGTTCATCTCCGAGTACGCGACGATGCATCCCTGGGAGGACTTCGCCGAGACGTTCGCCCACTACCTGCACATCACCGGCACCCTGCAGACCGCCGCGATGCTCGGCATCCATCTGGATGCGACCGCCACGAATCTGCGCGACACCGACGTCATCCCGCTCGGCTCCTACGAGCACGAGCCGATCCAGCGGCTGCTCGCGGACTGGGAGTGGATGTCGCAGGGGTTCAACCGCATCAACCGGTCGATGGGGTTCGGGGATCTCTATCCGTTCACGATCCCGGCACCGGTGCGACACAAGCTGGCGTTCGTCCATGACATCGTCACGCGGGCCCCGCTCACGGCGGAGGAGCAGTACGCGCTCGCGACGGCGGTCACCCCCGCGCTCGCGACGGCAGGCGCGGAGGAACTCGCCGGCTGA
- a CDS encoding DUF695 domain-containing protein, with protein sequence MVAVAFFRRTRPVPDNVVTHPISDFWDWWRATGHSVDPHEASALVNQLDQRVRAINDDLTWEFGAGQDARHRLTVSANGAPAIRPIAERWLRAAPPRDETWEFRSSKEAEPDALSNTLEIGGAILELARMRFGVTSDPDRLRLHVSVYHPLFADMSASMRTQVAFLVLDWLLGEDDVERWVGKVDAVVDTPPAVVDGGELITAAAALAREGDIDEWAVAQWHDENGNRGLASYRRALRWLDYPTLDEHHALTMSFASREDGLPLGSDELDTLRALEDELGQHLGASGVVVGHQTATGRRTFHVYTDSEDQNVAEALRVWSGKEGLSIESSDDAGWSLVRHLIG encoded by the coding sequence ATGGTCGCCGTGGCCTTCTTCCGCCGGACACGACCGGTCCCCGACAACGTCGTCACTCACCCGATCAGCGACTTCTGGGACTGGTGGCGCGCTACCGGACACTCTGTGGACCCACATGAGGCGTCGGCGCTCGTTAATCAACTCGATCAGCGCGTCCGGGCAATCAACGATGACCTCACGTGGGAGTTCGGCGCTGGGCAGGACGCCCGTCACAGGCTGACGGTCTCCGCGAACGGTGCCCCCGCCATTCGTCCGATCGCCGAGCGGTGGCTCCGAGCGGCGCCGCCGCGGGACGAGACGTGGGAATTTCGTTCAAGCAAGGAGGCCGAGCCCGACGCGCTGAGCAATACGCTCGAAATCGGCGGGGCGATACTCGAACTGGCACGGATGCGCTTTGGCGTCACCAGCGACCCTGATCGGCTGCGTCTTCATGTGTCCGTCTACCATCCCCTGTTCGCCGATATGAGCGCTTCGATGCGCACACAGGTGGCCTTCCTGGTGCTCGACTGGCTACTCGGAGAGGACGACGTCGAACGCTGGGTGGGGAAGGTCGACGCGGTGGTTGATACCCCGCCGGCTGTGGTGGACGGCGGTGAATTGATCACTGCGGCGGCAGCGCTTGCGCGAGAAGGCGACATCGATGAGTGGGCGGTCGCGCAATGGCATGATGAGAATGGGAACCGCGGACTCGCAAGCTATCGTCGCGCCTTGCGATGGCTTGACTATCCAACACTTGACGAACACCATGCTCTGACAATGTCGTTCGCGTCGAGGGAAGACGGGCTGCCGCTGGGCAGTGACGAGCTGGATACGTTGCGCGCTCTTGAGGATGAACTCGGCCAGCATCTAGGTGCGAGTGGAGTCGTGGTCGGACACCAGACCGCGACTGGCCGACGCACGTTCCACGTCTATACCGACAGCGAGGACCAGAACGTCGCCGAAGCTCTCCGCGTGTGGTCGGGTAAGGAAGGTCTCTCGATCGAGTCAAGCGACGACGCCGGCTGGAGCCTCGTACGCCACTTGATCGGCTAA
- a CDS encoding aldo/keto reductase: protein MSASQTPDTGRTPYRTLGRSGAVVFAQALGTMTFGAEADEPTSHAIVDAYVEAGGNFIDTADVYSAGASEEIIGRWLATHPTDASQLVIATKGRFPMGAGPNDVGTSRRHLRTALDDSLRRLGVDHIDLYQLHAWDALTPLDETLRFLDDAIVQGKIGYYGFSNFTGWQLTKAIMLAEQHGWSRAVTLQPQYNLLVRGIEHEIVPASLDAGIGLLPWSPLGGGWLSGKYRRDVPPTGMTRLGENPERGMEAWQQRNANERTWQVIDTLTGIADAHGVSPSQVALAWLSAQPAVTSVILGARSVEQLRDNMGAVALELDDEQLASLTAVSAPQTEDYPYGQPAVAQRHRKIEGGR, encoded by the coding sequence ATGAGTGCATCACAGACGCCCGACACCGGCCGCACCCCGTACCGCACGCTGGGCCGCAGCGGGGCTGTCGTGTTCGCCCAGGCGCTCGGCACGATGACGTTCGGCGCGGAAGCGGACGAGCCGACATCGCACGCCATCGTCGACGCCTACGTCGAAGCGGGTGGCAACTTCATCGACACCGCGGACGTCTACAGTGCCGGAGCCAGCGAGGAGATCATCGGCCGATGGCTCGCGACGCATCCGACGGACGCGTCCCAGCTGGTGATCGCGACCAAGGGCCGGTTCCCGATGGGCGCCGGACCGAACGACGTGGGAACGTCTCGTCGGCATCTGCGCACAGCGCTGGACGACTCGCTCCGTCGGCTGGGCGTCGACCACATCGACCTGTACCAGCTCCACGCGTGGGACGCGCTCACGCCTCTGGACGAGACACTGCGGTTCCTCGACGACGCGATCGTGCAGGGGAAGATCGGCTACTACGGGTTCTCCAACTTCACGGGCTGGCAGCTGACCAAGGCGATCATGCTCGCCGAGCAGCACGGCTGGAGCCGCGCGGTGACACTTCAGCCTCAGTACAACCTGCTCGTGCGCGGCATCGAACACGAGATCGTGCCCGCGTCGCTGGATGCGGGGATCGGGCTGCTGCCCTGGTCGCCGCTCGGCGGGGGATGGCTGAGCGGAAAGTACCGGCGGGATGTGCCGCCGACGGGGATGACACGTCTCGGCGAGAACCCCGAGCGCGGCATGGAGGCATGGCAGCAGCGGAACGCGAACGAGCGCACCTGGCAGGTCATCGACACCCTCACCGGCATCGCGGACGCGCACGGGGTCTCTCCGTCGCAGGTCGCGCTCGCCTGGCTCAGCGCCCAGCCTGCCGTGACCTCCGTGATCCTGGGCGCGCGATCCGTCGAGCAGCTGCGCGACAACATGGGCGCGGTCGCACTCGAGCTGGATGACGAGCAGCTGGCGAGCCTGACCGCCGTCAGTGCGCCCCAGACCGAGGACTACCCGTACGGGCAGCCCGCGGTGGCGCAGCGTCACCGGAAGATCGAAGGTGGACGCTGA